One Paenibacillus sp. FSL H7-0737 DNA segment encodes these proteins:
- a CDS encoding carbohydrate ABC transporter permease has product MGNTAITGKSWSDRIFDFIVYFVILFVVVITIYPFLNVLAISLNDSVDSVRGGITIYPREFTWDNYLKIFSFAGLITGFKISALRTVVGTLFGLISASMLAFTISRPDFAGRKFVSTFLAMTMYISGGMIPIYMLIKDLHMMNSFAVYVLPGLVSAFNVFVIRSFIDGLPYALQESAKLDGANDFTIYWRVILPLMKPALATIALFLAVGQWNAWFDTYLYNGSSPHLTTLQYELMKVLQSTTSGNGGDYRSNIASLASNQVSPESIKMAITIVVTVPILLVYPFIQKYFVQGMTLGAVKS; this is encoded by the coding sequence GTGGGAAACACAGCTATCACCGGAAAGTCGTGGTCAGACCGGATCTTTGACTTCATAGTGTACTTTGTAATACTGTTCGTGGTTGTAATTACGATCTATCCGTTTCTGAATGTGCTTGCTATCTCGCTGAATGATTCAGTGGATAGTGTGCGCGGCGGCATCACCATTTATCCTCGGGAATTTACCTGGGACAATTACTTAAAAATCTTCAGTTTCGCAGGGCTGATCACCGGGTTTAAAATATCCGCTTTGCGGACAGTCGTCGGTACTTTGTTCGGTCTGATCAGTGCCTCGATGCTAGCATTTACGATCAGCCGTCCTGATTTTGCAGGCCGCAAGTTCGTCTCCACGTTCTTGGCGATGACCATGTATATCTCTGGAGGAATGATTCCAATATACATGCTAATCAAGGATCTCCATATGATGAACAGCTTTGCAGTCTATGTATTACCTGGACTGGTTAGTGCCTTTAACGTCTTCGTCATCCGCTCCTTCATTGACGGACTGCCGTATGCACTGCAGGAATCGGCGAAGCTGGATGGAGCGAATGATTTTACCATTTACTGGCGTGTCATCCTGCCGCTGATGAAGCCCGCCCTAGCAACAATCGCACTGTTCCTAGCGGTAGGTCAATGGAATGCATGGTTTGATACGTATTTGTATAATGGTTCAAGTCCTCATCTGACAACATTGCAATATGAACTGATGAAGGTTCTGCAGAGTACAACCAGTGGTAATGGTGGCGATTACCGCTCCAACATTGCTTCTCTAGCTTCGAATCAGGTCTCGCCAGAGTCTATCAAGATGGCGATTACGATTGTCGTAACCGTGCCAATTTTGTTGGTGTATCCGTTCATTCAGAAATATTTTGTTCAAGGTATGACACTTGGCGCTGTGAAGAGTTAA
- a CDS encoding response regulator transcription factor, whose protein sequence is MIKVMIVDDEPKLREGLRSLIPWEKLGYTVVATAANGLQALEKYHTFYPELIVADIRMPGMDGLEMISELRKEGSESHVLILSGHADFEYAKRAISYRIDGYLLKPVDEDEMIVCLEQLHETIEQEQRFSDWNEEEPARNRETLLRALLQPTSEEELEEDLSRHVDALGLDQGNYEVILIELRKTAGANDEDLRGIKTVMEQHFSNHPSASFFTLSQYLGILMKDPDQSASKREELYKGLSAVIEPKGYDFIAVAGGLVPRPEMVGESFNSARELLRRSFFFKKGIIISTDPSGFLMEMKEKTEDAQETESRLLLAVETGSLGAIRPIVLTICAELISAGSDELRIKETFVRLLSTVLARLEPTYPEIRTYAAEHSPPIGELYQSYYLSDLQDQAVSFLEEIAGQMTSGRGNEIKKITEIINRRYNENLKLETLSELFCYNSAYLGKMFKNTTGEYFNTYVDKVRIEKAKEFLTQGMKVYEVAEKVGYMNPDYFNAKFRKYVGISPTSYRKSI, encoded by the coding sequence ATGATAAAAGTGATGATTGTCGATGATGAGCCGAAGCTACGGGAAGGACTTCGAAGTCTGATCCCATGGGAGAAGCTCGGTTATACGGTGGTAGCTACAGCAGCTAATGGCTTGCAAGCACTTGAAAAGTATCATACCTTCTACCCGGAGCTGATCGTTGCTGATATTCGTATGCCTGGAATGGATGGTCTGGAAATGATTAGTGAGCTTCGCAAAGAAGGCTCAGAAAGTCATGTACTCATTTTGAGTGGACATGCTGATTTTGAATATGCTAAGCGGGCGATTAGTTATCGGATCGACGGCTATTTGCTGAAGCCAGTGGATGAGGATGAAATGATCGTATGTCTGGAACAGCTACATGAAACGATTGAGCAGGAGCAGCGGTTCAGTGACTGGAATGAGGAGGAGCCCGCTCGCAATAGGGAAACTTTACTCCGAGCGCTTCTACAGCCAACCTCAGAGGAAGAACTGGAGGAGGACCTTAGCAGACATGTGGATGCGCTAGGACTCGATCAGGGAAATTATGAAGTCATTCTCATTGAGTTAAGAAAAACAGCTGGTGCAAATGATGAGGATCTCCGGGGAATCAAAACAGTAATGGAACAGCATTTTAGTAATCATCCTAGTGCATCATTCTTTACATTGTCACAGTATTTGGGCATTCTCATGAAGGATCCGGACCAGAGCGCGAGCAAGCGGGAAGAATTATATAAGGGATTATCTGCAGTGATAGAACCAAAGGGTTACGACTTCATTGCAGTAGCGGGGGGACTAGTACCTCGACCTGAAATGGTGGGAGAATCGTTTAATTCAGCACGTGAACTGTTAAGACGTTCCTTCTTCTTCAAAAAGGGGATCATCATCAGTACAGATCCTTCAGGATTTCTGATGGAGATGAAGGAGAAGACTGAAGACGCGCAAGAGACAGAGAGTCGTCTGCTGCTTGCGGTAGAGACGGGAAGTCTTGGCGCGATTCGACCGATAGTGCTGACTATCTGTGCTGAACTTATATCTGCGGGCAGTGATGAATTGCGAATTAAAGAGACCTTTGTGAGACTCCTTAGTACTGTTCTGGCTCGTCTGGAGCCTACGTATCCGGAAATTCGCACCTATGCAGCAGAGCATTCCCCTCCAATAGGGGAGCTTTATCAAAGTTATTATTTGTCTGATTTGCAGGATCAGGCTGTCTCATTTCTCGAAGAAATTGCGGGCCAGATGACCAGTGGTCGTGGAAATGAAATTAAGAAAATTACAGAAATAATCAACCGTCGCTACAATGAGAACCTAAAGCTAGAGACCTTATCCGAGTTATTCTGCTACAACAGCGCTTATCTCGGTAAAATGTTCAAGAACACCACAGGAGAATACTTCAATACGTACGTGGATAAAGTGCGGATTGAGAAGGCTAAGGAATTTCTGACGCAAGGGATGAAAGTATACGAGGTGGCCGAGAAGGTAGGGTATATGAACCCTGATTATTTCAACGCTAAGTTCCGTAAATATGTAGGAATCTCACCAACTTCTTATCGAAAAAGCATCTAA
- a CDS encoding ABC transporter substrate-binding protein, which yields MGNNRKIKAKATALTLTSIMMLGMLAGCGGNNGNNAAGDAAGNATNKGNAANSANAVEDTSPLTMTFFSADPNPNWTGMQDEVGKVITEKTGVTLNAEYAVGDPAQKVALIAASGDYPDLISAKTDVSKLVDAGAMLDLTDLIEKYAPNIKKVLGEEGMKRSRYSDDDHAIYAIPTYAGVDNKYFDAGGGFELQHRAVKEAGYPAIKTVQDYENVIKAYLEKHPTDENGNKNIGLTLNADDWYMYITVTNPAFTTTGSPDDGEYAIDIDTQEVTYHFRRPAEKEYFRWLNHMNDIGLLDPESFVQKYDQYKAKIATGRVIGLIDQDWGYGDGERALKAEGKLDQGYGHYPVTLSEEYKETSFWPTGFMGGNGIGISVDAKDPVRAIKFLDYLASDEGQVLVNWGIEGKHYNVVDGKRVIPEDVNNRKYNDTTNFQKETGLGNVGSNYALLSAHYGDGVLDPTGNYYTTRFPEQVTVGYNAVEKETLAAYKATTWKDLFPNEDEFKVKPWGAAWNITIPGDSEIVVLDNKLKDISWKRIPEAILSKPADFDKVWDAYMAELDKAGVTKAEDLREELVKQRVKLWNE from the coding sequence ATGGGGAATAATAGAAAAATAAAAGCTAAAGCAACTGCACTTACACTTACTTCTATTATGATGCTCGGCATGCTCGCAGGTTGTGGTGGAAACAACGGCAATAACGCAGCTGGAGATGCAGCTGGAAATGCAACAAATAAGGGGAATGCGGCTAATTCAGCCAATGCGGTTGAGGATACTTCTCCGCTCACGATGACTTTCTTCAGTGCTGACCCTAACCCGAACTGGACAGGCATGCAAGATGAAGTAGGCAAAGTGATTACGGAAAAAACGGGAGTTACCTTGAATGCTGAATACGCGGTTGGTGACCCTGCTCAGAAAGTAGCGTTGATCGCAGCAAGCGGTGATTATCCGGATCTGATCAGTGCCAAGACCGACGTAAGCAAGCTGGTGGATGCAGGCGCAATGCTTGATCTGACAGATCTGATTGAAAAATATGCTCCGAACATCAAAAAAGTATTAGGCGAAGAAGGCATGAAACGCTCACGCTATAGTGACGATGACCACGCGATCTATGCTATTCCTACGTATGCAGGTGTGGATAACAAATACTTTGATGCTGGCGGCGGATTTGAACTACAGCACCGTGCTGTTAAAGAAGCGGGATATCCTGCAATTAAAACTGTCCAAGATTATGAGAACGTAATCAAGGCTTACCTGGAAAAACATCCAACGGATGAAAATGGTAACAAAAACATCGGTCTGACCCTAAATGCAGATGATTGGTACATGTACATTACAGTAACTAACCCAGCATTCACTACTACAGGCTCTCCTGATGATGGAGAATATGCAATTGATATCGACACACAAGAAGTAACTTATCACTTCCGTCGTCCTGCTGAGAAAGAATATTTCCGCTGGCTCAACCATATGAACGATATCGGATTGCTTGACCCGGAAAGCTTCGTTCAAAAGTATGATCAGTACAAAGCTAAAATCGCTACCGGCCGTGTTATTGGTTTGATCGACCAAGACTGGGGTTATGGCGATGGAGAAAGAGCATTGAAAGCTGAAGGTAAGCTGGATCAAGGATACGGACACTATCCAGTAACCCTGTCTGAAGAGTACAAAGAAACTTCCTTCTGGCCTACAGGCTTTATGGGTGGTAACGGCATTGGGATCAGTGTAGATGCTAAAGATCCGGTACGTGCAATTAAATTCTTGGACTACTTAGCTTCCGATGAAGGTCAAGTATTGGTTAACTGGGGTATCGAAGGCAAGCATTACAACGTAGTTGACGGCAAACGCGTCATTCCTGAAGATGTGAACAACCGTAAATATAATGACACTACCAATTTCCAAAAAGAAACAGGACTTGGCAATGTCGGATCAAACTACGCTCTGCTTAGCGCTCACTATGGTGACGGTGTATTGGATCCAACTGGAAACTACTATACCACTCGTTTCCCTGAGCAAGTAACAGTAGGCTACAATGCAGTTGAAAAAGAAACACTTGCTGCTTATAAAGCAACAACTTGGAAAGACCTCTTCCCAAATGAAGATGAATTCAAAGTTAAACCTTGGGGCGCGGCATGGAACATCACGATTCCTGGGGATAGCGAAATTGTCGTTCTCGACAACAAGCTGAAGGATATCAGTTGGAAACGGATTCCTGAAGCCATCTTGTCCAAACCAGCTGATTTCGACAAAGTTTGGGATGCTTACATGGCTGAACTGGATAAAGCTGGTGTGACGAAAGCTGAAGATTTACGTGAAGAGCTGGTTAAACAACGCGTGAAACTTTGGAATGAGTAA
- a CDS encoding transglutaminase domain-containing protein, translating into MWKKRFTLVKIILGGVIIFAAIPPMIYWGWGHAYAASSSPTLRSVNEVAQKLTGAMNNRRETITFTYESKASNLKTKIQAALDQAMASDPYLYYIIDSYGYTYRGSASSVKVTVEVKYLETLEQTAFVNKEVKAALKKIITPGMNNHQKVKAIHDWVVLHLKYDTSYRKYTAYEGLKSGSAVCQGYSLLTYKLLKEAGFTNKIVEGTAKQPGGRSQLHAWNLVLLDGRWYHLDTTWDDPTPDKAGVVSTAYYLRTDAQMRQDHSWTKSYPAASVGYHKTLSALVERGGQNAVVYKQLQKDLNYELYAEELIVRSVGDLTRLANKAIASGEVSILFRYQGSGTKLKNDLQELYKLGLEDVSYSSSAFDNTGDLKVFVTWE; encoded by the coding sequence ATGTGGAAAAAACGCTTCACATTAGTAAAGATCATTCTGGGAGGAGTGATTATATTCGCTGCTATTCCACCGATGATTTATTGGGGCTGGGGTCATGCTTATGCGGCTTCGAGTTCACCCACCCTTCGTTCTGTAAATGAAGTAGCGCAGAAGCTAACGGGTGCAATGAACAACCGCAGGGAGACCATTACTTTTACTTATGAGAGCAAAGCTTCAAATTTGAAAACGAAAATACAAGCGGCTCTGGATCAAGCGATGGCTAGTGACCCTTATTTGTATTACATTATAGACAGCTACGGATATACTTATCGAGGAAGCGCAAGCTCTGTAAAAGTTACGGTGGAAGTGAAATATTTGGAGACGCTGGAGCAGACGGCTTTTGTAAACAAAGAAGTGAAGGCTGCGCTGAAGAAGATCATAACGCCGGGCATGAACAATCATCAGAAGGTGAAGGCTATCCACGATTGGGTTGTGCTTCATCTGAAGTATGACACTTCGTATCGTAAATATACGGCTTATGAAGGATTGAAGAGTGGCAGCGCCGTTTGCCAAGGGTATTCGCTGTTGACCTATAAGCTGTTAAAGGAGGCTGGATTCACGAATAAAATCGTTGAGGGTACAGCCAAACAGCCTGGAGGACGTAGCCAGTTGCATGCCTGGAATCTTGTGCTGTTAGATGGACGGTGGTATCATCTCGACACGACTTGGGATGACCCGACACCTGATAAGGCAGGTGTGGTTAGCACAGCCTACTACTTGAGAACGGATGCGCAGATGCGTCAGGACCATAGCTGGACGAAGTCTTATCCGGCAGCTTCTGTAGGCTATCATAAGACCTTGTCTGCGCTTGTGGAGCGTGGAGGACAGAATGCGGTTGTCTATAAACAGCTTCAGAAGGATCTCAATTATGAGCTATATGCCGAGGAGCTAATTGTACGTTCGGTAGGAGATCTGACTCGGCTAGCGAATAAGGCAATTGCCTCCGGTGAGGTGTCTATATTATTCCGTTATCAAGGGAGTGGGACCAAGCTTAAGAATGACCTGCAGGAGCTATATAAGCTTGGACTAGAGGATGTATCTTACTCCAGTTCTGCTTTTGACAATACGGGCGATCTCAAAGTGTTTGTGACTTGGGAATAG
- a CDS encoding ABC transporter permease: MRNKKPASGGRFWRSFKNQKYLWLMSIPFVIWAFVFSYLPLWGWTMAFQKYKPARGFFEQEWVGFEHFKTLFSDSQFLLALRNTLAMSGMGLVAGFIFPITFAILLNELRLGFFKRFAQTVSYLPHFVSWVVAAGIVTKMLSSENGLVNDLLLTIGFIDSPIQFMAQGHLFWGIVTLSDVWKETGWNAIIYLAAISGIGPELYEAARVDGASRLRQVWHITLPGIRPTITVLLIMSIGNLLNIGFEKQFLLGNNLVTDYSQVLDLYSLKYGLGMARYSYGTAINIFNSVISVILLFTINGIFKRTTKESLL; this comes from the coding sequence ATGCGCAACAAAAAGCCTGCTTCAGGAGGACGGTTTTGGAGAAGCTTTAAGAATCAAAAGTATTTGTGGCTGATGTCGATACCTTTTGTAATCTGGGCATTCGTCTTCAGTTATCTCCCATTATGGGGCTGGACGATGGCTTTTCAAAAGTACAAGCCCGCACGTGGCTTTTTTGAACAAGAATGGGTAGGTTTTGAACACTTTAAGACATTGTTCAGTGACTCGCAATTCCTTCTGGCGCTGCGTAACACGCTGGCGATGAGCGGAATGGGCTTGGTCGCAGGCTTTATCTTTCCGATAACGTTTGCAATATTGCTCAATGAATTGCGTCTTGGATTTTTTAAACGTTTTGCTCAGACCGTCTCGTATTTGCCTCACTTTGTATCATGGGTGGTTGCAGCGGGAATTGTAACTAAAATGTTATCTAGCGAAAATGGTCTTGTAAACGATCTCTTGTTAACAATTGGATTTATAGACTCACCTATACAGTTCATGGCTCAGGGCCATCTCTTCTGGGGAATCGTTACTTTATCAGATGTGTGGAAAGAAACCGGATGGAATGCGATCATCTACCTTGCAGCCATCTCGGGTATTGGACCTGAACTGTACGAAGCGGCTCGAGTGGACGGTGCCAGCAGGCTCCGCCAGGTATGGCATATTACTCTTCCTGGTATCCGGCCGACCATTACAGTGCTACTCATTATGTCGATTGGTAATTTGCTGAATATCGGCTTTGAGAAACAATTCTTGCTTGGAAATAACCTCGTTACCGACTACTCTCAGGTGCTGGATCTGTACTCTCTGAAATACGGACTAGGCATGGCGAGATATTCCTACGGTACCGCGATCAATATATTCAACTCAGTGATCAGTGTAATCCTGCTGTTTACGATTAATGGAATCTTCAAGCGTACAACTAAAGAGAGCCTTCTGTAA
- a CDS encoding glycoside hydrolase family 95 protein — protein MGESKNTGVHDLWYKQPAAEWEEALPVGNGRLGGMIFGGTEEELIQLNEDTLWSGFPRDTANYEALRHLTPAKQLVAEGKYKEAEALVDSKMLGRRTESYQPLGDLRMKFNLGGSVEDYQRGLDLDQALATVSYTAGDVRIVREVLASRPDELIVIHIRAEGKEGLGILPDFSVALTSPHPFRLEITPDGALMMTGRAPSHVADNYVGDHPRSVLYEEGLGISFAAAMEIRTDGGKCNAENGMLSVSGARSITIRLAAATDYAGYDRMPGSGGKLPSELCLEQLALSSNGYAELKQRHLEDHQSLFRRVELTLAPSSSRIELPTDEQLARYQEGQADSALEALLFQYGRYLMIAGSRPGTQALNLQGIWNPYLQPPWNSNYTTNINTEMNYWPAELCGLGECHEPLIDFITELSVTGSRTANIHYGARGWTVHHNTDLWRMTSPSDGKAMWAFWPMGGVWLSRHLWERYAFRPDEEYLRNTAYPLLKGAALFCLDWLVELPDGRWTTGLSTSPENVFLTADGTPCSVSAGSAMDLLLIAELFKHCIQAAEILNTDAQLRQELRQKQERLAHPGIAPDGRIREWNEDFAEQEPGHRHVSHLYDLYPGNVISPSFTPELAEAAALSLKKRLEGGGGHTGWSAAWLLNLYARLKDGESAYSCLRRILQDSSLPNLFGNHPPFQIDGNFGTTAGVAEMLLQSHQEGLELLPALPEEWSEGSVKGLIARGGFITNIEWHEGRLTKAELTSTHGQICRIYSHQPLLIQSPDGSRIGIEMEFETVIGETYIITPQSE, from the coding sequence GTGGGAGAAAGTAAGAACACTGGGGTTCATGATCTCTGGTATAAGCAGCCGGCGGCTGAATGGGAAGAAGCATTGCCCGTGGGTAACGGCCGTTTGGGCGGTATGATCTTTGGCGGAACGGAAGAAGAACTAATTCAACTAAATGAAGACACCTTATGGTCGGGATTTCCGCGGGATACAGCTAATTATGAGGCGCTGCGCCATTTGACTCCGGCCAAACAATTAGTGGCAGAGGGGAAATACAAGGAAGCGGAAGCACTGGTAGATTCCAAAATGTTAGGCAGACGGACTGAATCCTATCAACCGCTCGGAGACTTGCGAATGAAGTTTAATCTTGGTGGTTCTGTAGAGGATTATCAGAGGGGGCTTGATTTGGATCAAGCGCTTGCTACGGTATCCTATACTGCTGGGGATGTAAGGATTGTGCGCGAAGTTTTGGCCAGCAGACCAGATGAACTTATAGTCATTCATATCCGTGCAGAGGGGAAAGAGGGGCTGGGTATTTTGCCGGATTTCTCAGTGGCTCTGACTTCGCCGCATCCTTTCCGACTAGAGATCACTCCGGATGGCGCGCTGATGATGACCGGTCGTGCTCCATCGCATGTGGCTGATAATTATGTAGGAGATCATCCGCGTTCCGTATTATACGAAGAGGGGCTTGGCATAAGTTTTGCCGCTGCAATGGAGATCCGTACAGATGGCGGCAAATGTAATGCTGAGAACGGCATGTTGTCGGTTTCAGGTGCGCGCTCCATTACGATCCGCCTAGCTGCCGCAACCGATTATGCCGGGTATGACCGGATGCCAGGAAGCGGCGGTAAGCTGCCTTCGGAGTTGTGCCTAGAGCAATTGGCTTTGTCCTCTAATGGATATGCAGAGCTGAAGCAGCGCCATCTAGAGGATCATCAGTCCTTGTTCCGCCGCGTGGAGTTGACGCTTGCACCTTCGTCCTCACGGATAGAGCTTCCCACGGATGAGCAACTAGCACGGTACCAGGAGGGGCAGGCAGATTCTGCGCTAGAAGCGCTGCTGTTCCAGTATGGCCGCTACCTGATGATTGCTGGCTCACGGCCGGGGACGCAAGCTCTGAATTTGCAAGGGATCTGGAATCCCTATCTTCAGCCGCCATGGAACAGCAATTATACGACTAATATAAACACTGAAATGAATTATTGGCCAGCCGAGTTATGCGGGTTGGGTGAATGCCATGAACCTCTAATCGATTTTATTACGGAGCTTAGTGTGACTGGCAGCCGTACAGCAAATATTCATTATGGCGCACGTGGCTGGACGGTGCATCATAATACAGATTTGTGGCGTATGACGTCTCCGTCAGACGGCAAGGCGATGTGGGCATTTTGGCCAATGGGAGGAGTTTGGCTCTCTCGCCATTTGTGGGAGCGTTACGCTTTCCGTCCAGATGAGGAATATTTGCGCAACACAGCTTATCCTTTGTTAAAGGGAGCTGCGTTATTTTGTCTGGATTGGCTGGTAGAGCTGCCTGATGGAAGATGGACAACGGGTCTGTCTACCTCACCGGAGAATGTATTCTTGACTGCTGATGGTACGCCATGCAGTGTTTCAGCTGGCTCAGCTATGGATTTATTGCTGATCGCTGAGCTGTTCAAGCATTGCATTCAGGCTGCTGAGATTTTGAATACCGATGCCCAGCTGAGGCAGGAGCTACGCCAGAAACAGGAACGACTCGCTCATCCTGGGATTGCACCGGACGGACGTATTCGTGAATGGAATGAGGATTTTGCTGAACAAGAGCCTGGGCACCGCCATGTCTCTCATTTGTATGATTTATATCCCGGGAATGTAATTAGTCCTTCCTTCACACCAGAGCTAGCAGAGGCGGCAGCGTTATCGCTTAAGAAGCGCTTGGAAGGCGGGGGCGGACACACGGGCTGGAGTGCAGCCTGGCTACTTAATCTATATGCGCGTTTGAAGGATGGAGAGAGTGCGTATAGCTGTTTACGTCGTATTTTGCAAGATTCAAGTCTGCCGAATTTATTCGGTAATCACCCTCCATTTCAGATTGACGGTAACTTCGGAACTACGGCCGGAGTTGCTGAGATGCTCTTGCAGAGTCATCAGGAAGGGCTTGAATTATTACCCGCTCTTCCAGAAGAGTGGTCTGAAGGAAGTGTGAAAGGCTTGATAGCCCGAGGCGGCTTTATCACAAATATAGAATGGCATGAGGGACGCTTAACGAAGGCGGAACTGACTTCGACGCATGGACAAATATGCAGAATTTACAGTCACCAGCCTTTGCTCATTCAAAGTCCCGATGGTTCACGAATAGGAATAGAGATGGAATTTGAAACCGTTATAGGAGAGACCTATATCATTACACCGCAAAGCGAATAA